The Malus domestica chromosome 06, GDT2T_hap1 genome has a segment encoding these proteins:
- the LOC103454626 gene encoding COP1-interactive protein 1, translating into MIKHRWRELAKSFNNHVDPETTERLKRTKTEIENNVTRIFKLIKIEDQGKKDVNRKDLKQESELVALIENFYQQYQSLYALYDHLVGESGRIVHGKKEQKGFSMSPPSSDSEYYSSEDVEGNNARLERADSIKHELKNEYSEGSGDLKRKSVSENGEKEAINSEYLAALRKIKQSEIVDNDLKDEKVRELSALVEAHEAHGNHSSARVKELEGQLTGFKMELESLCSQKRDLEAWKEGKSAEAKQLGDKNIGLHARILELELVLKEREDELSDFKNKLKENEESSASKISDLMTHAENMQQEVDSLCAQKGEMEKQMVSKKNESATQVKGLSEQVNAMQKELKILHQQKIESQAQLDEKNKEISNHLQQMEILREELTKKDTVERKMMEEKGSFLVKLNDLESEVNSLRNKKRNVEKQIKNRNHENSKLRQENESLLSRIFRLERTLTERGDEIYALRGECEHGKNEASARLTEFTTQVSNLKQEMDSLQAQKSQLDLQIEIQNKRYLEKLTEMENLNDNLTDKIGQIDRDNQKYLEILSEKENQNHNLTVKISDQQKIIKKHEETFKKFNKEHKQAKIWFPQSKLNVQFAERKMEELAEKYRINLEDKVRLLYQRIRVAEQIHNENKESYKKFKEMYEKENEDLKEKLATYQDPDRKMKQISETAKSALQGLDLVVLKFEEGHKNFQNQIAKISEELESAKTWVKENAGKIKRLKHNVDYLTTQLNEKEEQERVLREKVWELESSGSKETGEKLNLMKEFSQLESQVGNLEREVKYKDEDLLSLGEEKREAIRQLCVLVDHHRSRYYDLKEAVSKRSAATTTRGSKTTT; encoded by the exons ATGATAAAACATCGCTGGAGAGAGCTAGCTAAGTCCTTTAATAATCATGTTGATCCTGAAACAACTGAGCGGCTGAAGAGGACTAAAACAG aaattgaaaacaatgTGACAAGGATCTTCAAGCTTATAAAAATCGAAGACCAAGGGAAGAAGGATGTAAACCGAAAAGATTTGAAGCAAGAGTCGGAACTTGTTGCACTCATTGAGAACTTCTACCAACAGTACCAGTCACTATATGCTTTATATGATCATCTAGTAGGAGAGTCTGGGAGAATCGTTCATGGcaagaaagaacaaaaaggtttttccATGTCTCCCCCAAGCTCAGATTCCGAATATTATTCCTCAGAAGACGTTGAAGGTAACAATGCCAGATTGGAAAGAGCTGACAGCATCAAGCATGAACTTAAGAACGAATATTCCGAAGGATCTGGTGATCTGAAGCGAAAATCGGTCtctgaaaatggagaaaaggagGCGATAAATTCAGAATATTTGGCAGCattgagaaaaataaaacaatcagaaattgTAGACAATGATCTGAAGGATGAAAAAGTAAGAGAACTCTCAGCTCTTGTCGAAGCGCATGAGGCTCATGGGAATCATTCCTCAGCTCGGGTAAAAGAGTTAGAGGGACAGTTAACAGGCTTTAAAATGGAGTTGGAATCCTTATGCAGCCAGAAAAGAGATTTGGAAGCATGGAAAGAAGGTAAATCTGCTGAAGCTAAACAGCTAGGAGATAAAAATATCGGACTACATGCGCGAATTTTGGAACTTGAGTTAGTTTTAAAAGAAAGAGAGGATGAATTATCTGATTTCAAGAACAAACTCAAGGAAAATGAGGAGAGCTCAGCGTCGAAAATTTCAGACTTGATGACACATGCCGAAAATATGCAACAGGAAGTTGATTCGTTGTGTGCGCAAAAAGGTGAAATGGAGAAACAGATGGTGAGTAAGAAAAATGAATCAGCGACGCAAGTCAAAGGCTTAAGTGAGCAGGTCAATGCAATGCAGAAGGAATTGAAGATCCTGCACCAGCAGAAAATTGAATCACAAGCACAACTGGATGAGAAGAATAAAGAAATCTCCAATCATCTGCAACAGATGGAAATTCTGAGAGAGGAATTAACAAAAAAGGACACGGTTGAGAGGAAAATGATGGAAGAAAAAGGAAGTTTTCTTGTGAAATTGAATGACTTGGAATCGGAAGTGAACTCTCTACGCAACAAAAAAAGGAATGTGGAAAAGCAGATTAAAAACAGAAACCATGAGAACAGCAAGTTGAGACAGGAAAATGAAAGTCTTCTTTCTAGAATTTTCAGGTTGGAGAGAACTTTGACTGAGAGAGGGGATGAGATTTACGCTCTTCGTGGAGAATGCGAGCATGGAAAGAACGAAGCTTCTGCTCGACTTACTGAATTCACGACGCAGGTCAGCAATTTGAAACAGGAAATGGATTCCTTGCAGGCTCAGAAAAGCCAGTTGGACTTGCAGATTGAGATACAGAACAAGCGCTATTTGGAAAAACTGACTGAGATggaaaatctaaacgataactTGACAGACAAGATTGGCCAAATTGACAGAGATAACCAGAAGTATTTGGAAATACTGAGTgagaaggaaaatcaaaaccataATTTGACAGTCAAGATTTCCGATCAGCAGAAAATTATCAAGAAACatgaagaaactttcaagaaGTTCAACAAGGAGCATAAACAAGCTAAAATTTGGTTTCCTCAATCTAAGTTAAATGTACAATTTGCCGAAAGGAAGATGGAAGAATTAGCAGAGAAGTACCGAATCAATCTTGAAGACAAAGTGCGCCTCTTGTACCAGAGGATCAGGGTAGcggaacaaatacataacgaaaacAAGGAGAGCTACAAGAAGTTCAAGGAGATGTAcgagaaagaaaatgaagatcTTAAAGAAAAGCTAGCAACGTATCAAGATCCAGACAGAAAGATGAAGCAAATATCGGAAACAGCGAAAAGTGCATTGCAAGGATTGGACTTAGTGGTGCTTAAATTTGAGGAGGGACACAAGAATTTTCAAAACCAGATTGCCAAAATATCGGAGGAGCTTGAGTCTGCAAAAACTTGGGTTAAAGAGAATGCTGGCAAGATCAAACGGTTAAAGCACAACGTAGATTACTTGACCACACAACTGAATGAGAAGGAAGAGCAAGAACGTGTGTTGAGAGAGAAAGTTTGGGAGTTGGAATCATCGGGGAGCAAGGAAACTGGAGAGAAGCTCAACTTAATGAAAGAGTTTAGCCAACTTGAGAGTCAGGTGGGAAATCTTGAGAGGGAAGTAAAGTACAAGGATGAAGATTTGTTGAGCCTTGGGGAGGAGAAGAGGGAGGCCATACGGCAACTCTGCGTGTTGGTTGATCATCACCGAAGCCGCTACTATGATCTGAAGGAAGCAGTGTCAAAGAGGTCAGCTGCAACAACTACTAGAGGCAGCAAGACTACAACTTAG